Part of the Rhodopirellula islandica genome is shown below.
CTGACGCGTCGGGTTTCCAACTTGCTCTTGCCACTGTGACGGACAAGAGTTCCCATCCTACAGGTGTTGAAACGTCGTGGACGACTCCATCGACAAGCCGTGACGCTTGCGAATCATTCTGCGAATAGCTTGGTGACTTCTTTGCTTTCGCGGTCGATTCGGTAGACCTGCTTGGCTTTCGGATCGGAGACGATCACGGCGTCGGCGGTGGCGCTCAGGCCAACGGGGCCTCGCAGCAGTTCCTCATCGAACCATTTCTCGGTTTTGCCGTCGGCGGTGAATTGCCAAATGCATTTCCCGTAGACATCCGAAACGAAACCGGTGCCGTCGTGCCACGCGATCCCGCCGGGAAAACCGTACGGTCGATCCGTCACCACGGGCTCGCTGGTTTTCTCGCCGACATTGATTTTCACGACCGCATCGGCGTCAGGTGTGACGGCGTAGAGGGCACCCTCGTCGTCAAAGATCAGCCCGCGAGCGTTCACGCGAACGACCAATTCGGGTTCGCCACCCTCGATCGGCAATGCGAACGTGGCTCGCCGTTCTGCGTCGCCGACGTAAATGGTTTTGCCGTCAGGTGAAACGGCCAGTGCCATGGGGATTCCCAGGAATCCGCCGTTGAGTGGTTTTGCATCTTGGCCCCCTGGAGCGTCTGCATTGGGCGTGATGTGGTAGATCTCACGGGTTGCCGCATCGCCGACCAGCACGCCGCCCTCTGGATGAGGTGTGGCACAGAAGGGCCGGTTCATTGTTTTGCGAAGGTATCGAGAACCGGTGACATAGCGTTCTGGATTCGCCGCTTTGTCTGCGGGCCAAGGCACCGTCCAGACTCCTGGTGCGTCGGAATCAACGACGAACAGCGCGTTCTCGGAGATCACCGCACCGCGAGGGTAAACGGGGCTTTCTGCTTCGGTCCAAAAATCATCTGGGTAAGTCACTGCCTTGGACTCGGCCGTGGCAGGAGTGGCTTGGGAGTCGGCTGCATCTTGAGCAGTGGCCGAGTGGGAGTGCAGGCAGGTGCCGGACAGTGCTGCCGCAATCACAACCAAACGCATGCTTTTGCAG
Proteins encoded:
- a CDS encoding NHL repeat-containing protein, with amino-acid sequence MRLVVIAAALSGTCLHSHSATAQDAADSQATPATAESKAVTYPDDFWTEAESPVYPRGAVISENALFVVDSDAPGVWTVPWPADKAANPERYVTGSRYLRKTMNRPFCATPHPEGGVLVGDAATREIYHITPNADAPGGQDAKPLNGGFLGIPMALAVSPDGKTIYVGDAERRATFALPIEGGEPELVVRVNARGLIFDDEGALYAVTPDADAVVKINVGEKTSEPVVTDRPYGFPGGIAWHDGTGFVSDVYGKCIWQFTADGKTEKWFDEELLRGPVGLSATADAVIVSDPKAKQVYRIDRESKEVTKLFAE